From Paraflavitalea devenefica, the proteins below share one genomic window:
- a CDS encoding LytR/AlgR family response regulator transcription factor, protein MMLQCIIIDDEPLARQGLTEYIQDVDFLQLAGAFDNPMKATDTLMQQKIDLIFLDIQMPRMTGLEFLKTLAQPPLVIFTTAYPQYAVEGFELNAIDYLLKPFSFERFWKAVMKARSLRETGMQPAGSTTAEPDYFFIKSDNKLIKIRYDEILFVEALQNYVAVHTTEKKYITYLTFRSIEEYLPEGRFVRTHKSFIVAAAKVESIEGNDIKIGPHHIPISRTEREAVLRQLTQNRLLKR, encoded by the coding sequence ATGATGCTGCAATGCATAATCATAGATGATGAGCCGTTGGCCCGCCAGGGATTGACCGAGTACATCCAGGACGTGGATTTCCTGCAACTGGCAGGGGCTTTTGATAATCCCATGAAGGCGACGGACACCCTGATGCAGCAAAAGATTGACCTTATTTTCCTCGATATACAGATGCCCCGCATGACGGGACTGGAATTCCTGAAAACACTGGCACAACCTCCGCTGGTGATCTTTACCACGGCCTACCCGCAATATGCGGTGGAAGGTTTTGAACTCAATGCCATTGATTACCTCCTGAAGCCCTTTTCCTTTGAGCGTTTCTGGAAGGCGGTCATGAAAGCCAGGAGCCTGCGGGAAACAGGCATGCAGCCGGCCGGCAGTACCACTGCAGAGCCGGATTACTTCTTCATTAAAAGCGACAATAAGCTGATCAAGATCAGGTACGATGAAATACTGTTTGTAGAAGCCCTGCAGAACTACGTGGCTGTACATACCACAGAAAAGAAATATATAACCTACCTCACCTTCCGCAGTATTGAGGAATACCTGCCGGAAGGCCGTTTTGTACGCACCCATAAATCCTTCATTGTGGCTGCCGCCAAAGTAGAAAGCATTGAAGGCAACGACATCAAGATCGGCCCACACCATATTCCCATCAGCCGTACAGAGCGGGAAGCCGTGCTCCGGCAGCTCACGCAGAACCGTCTGCTGAAAAGATAA
- a CDS encoding glutamine--tRNA ligase/YqeY domain fusion protein: protein MTEIKKAEEKSLNFIEEIIEEDLKAGKYKSITTRFPPEPNGYLHIGHAKSICLNFGLTLKYGGKTNLRFDDTNPITEDTEYVDSIKSDVQWLGFQWANELYASDYFEQLYGFAVKLIKKGLAYVDDSTSEEIAAQKGTHTMPGARNQYAERSVEENLRLFEEMRNGKYEDGKKVLRAKIDMTSPNMHMRDPILYRIKHAEHHRTGDAWCIYPMYDFAHGQSDSIEHITHSICTLEFIPHRPLYDWMIRELEIFPSHQYEFARLNLNYTVMSKRKLKQLVNEKHVTAWDDPRMPTISGFRRRGYTPESIRDFCERVGVAKRDNIIEYSLLEFCIREHLNKIAQRRMVVFDPLKVTITNFPEGEVEMLKSEDNPEDAAAGHRDVPFSRELYIEREDFLENPPKKFFRLAPGQVVRLKSAYIIRCEEVIKDANGNITELKCTYIPESKSGSDTSGIKVQGTLHWVSVAQAISVEIREYDRLFKVEDPSNEEGDFKDYINPDSLKVIGAAFAEPALRTARFDERYQFLRKGYFCLDKDTSEERMVFNRTVTLKDAWAKEQKKG from the coding sequence ATGACTGAGATTAAAAAAGCAGAAGAAAAAAGCCTCAATTTTATCGAGGAGATCATTGAGGAGGACCTGAAGGCGGGCAAATACAAATCCATCACTACCCGTTTTCCGCCGGAGCCGAATGGCTACCTGCACATTGGGCATGCCAAAAGCATCTGCCTCAACTTTGGTTTAACGCTTAAATATGGCGGAAAGACCAACCTCCGTTTTGATGACACCAACCCCATTACCGAAGACACAGAATATGTGGACAGCATCAAATCCGATGTCCAGTGGCTCGGTTTCCAATGGGCTAATGAACTATATGCTTCTGATTACTTTGAACAGTTATATGGCTTTGCCGTAAAACTGATAAAGAAAGGGTTGGCCTATGTGGATGATTCTACCAGCGAGGAGATCGCTGCCCAGAAAGGAACGCATACAATGCCGGGTGCAAGGAATCAATACGCTGAAAGAAGCGTAGAAGAAAACCTGCGCCTGTTTGAAGAAATGCGCAATGGTAAATACGAGGATGGCAAAAAAGTATTGCGGGCAAAGATTGATATGACATCGCCCAACATGCACATGCGCGATCCTATCCTGTACCGCATTAAGCATGCCGAGCACCACCGCACGGGTGATGCCTGGTGCATCTATCCCATGTACGATTTTGCACATGGACAGAGCGATTCCATTGAGCATATTACCCATTCCATCTGTACGCTGGAATTCATTCCCCACCGCCCTTTGTATGACTGGATGATCCGGGAATTGGAAATATTCCCCTCGCATCAATATGAGTTTGCACGCCTCAACCTCAATTACACTGTAATGAGCAAGCGCAAACTGAAACAACTGGTGAATGAAAAGCATGTTACAGCCTGGGATGATCCCCGTATGCCTACGATCAGCGGTTTCCGCAGAAGAGGATACACGCCGGAGTCCATCCGTGATTTCTGTGAGCGGGTAGGAGTGGCCAAGCGGGATAACATCATTGAATACTCCCTGCTGGAATTCTGCATCCGCGAGCATCTCAATAAGATCGCACAGCGCCGCATGGTGGTATTCGATCCCCTGAAAGTGACCATCACCAACTTCCCCGAAGGGGAGGTGGAAATGCTCAAGAGTGAGGACAACCCGGAAGATGCGGCAGCAGGGCATCGTGATGTGCCTTTCAGCCGGGAATTATATATAGAGCGGGAAGACTTTTTGGAGAACCCTCCCAAAAAGTTCTTCAGACTGGCGCCCGGGCAAGTGGTGCGCCTGAAAAGCGCTTACATCATCCGTTGTGAGGAAGTGATCAAAGATGCCAATGGCAATATAACAGAGCTGAAATGCACTTATATCCCCGAAAGTAAAAGTGGTTCCGATACTTCTGGCATTAAAGTACAAGGCACCCTGCATTGGGTAAGCGTAGCGCAGGCCATCAGTGTGGAGATAAGGGAATATGACCGCCTGTTCAAAGTGGAAGACCCTTCCAATGAAGAAGGTGACTTTAAGGATTACATCAATCCCGATTCCTTAAAGGTCATTGGTGCTGCCTTTGCAGAGCCGGCTTTAAGAACCGCCCGCTTTGATGAACGTTACCAGTTCCTGCGCAAAGGGTACTTCTGCCTGGATAAGGATACGTCGGAAGAAAGGATGGTATTTAACCGCACGGTGACGCTCAAAGACGCCTGGGCCAAAGAGCAGAAGAAAGGCTGA
- a CDS encoding sensor histidine kinase yields the protein MNKQSIFRRYKLDHLLGWLVLFGGWHFFRYQDYPRDTGWLITGLKVVDLALMVYITNYLLIPRLLYKKQYVLFGITFLLIVTGFSFLKMYLEGQIMNRHSLFFNNFKGRFYDNVIPHILLVSTGAAFKLLMDYARAQRRLGEVSKEKAEAELNFLKSQINPHFLFNSLNAVYFLIDKQNTTARQTLLQFSDLLRYQLYDCNSDSIEIEKEVAYLQDFIRLQQLRKDNNYEVNVQVGEEVRGFRITPLLLIPFVENAFKHISHHSNQRNFVQVNMARQNGSFLFTVENSKESLHRSTEPPGGIGLSNVKRRLELLYPQKYELQIDNNDATFKVALNLHLS from the coding sequence ATGAACAAGCAATCCATATTCAGACGCTATAAACTGGACCACCTGCTGGGCTGGCTGGTGCTATTTGGCGGCTGGCATTTTTTCCGTTACCAGGATTACCCCCGCGATACAGGCTGGCTGATCACCGGCCTGAAAGTGGTAGACCTTGCTCTTATGGTCTACATTACCAATTACCTGCTTATTCCCCGGCTCTTGTACAAAAAGCAATATGTTCTTTTTGGAATTACCTTTCTGTTGATCGTTACCGGCTTCAGCTTTTTGAAAATGTACCTGGAGGGGCAGATCATGAACCGCCATTCTTTATTCTTCAACAATTTTAAAGGCCGTTTTTATGATAATGTGATTCCCCATATCCTGCTGGTGAGTACCGGTGCTGCTTTTAAGCTGCTGATGGATTATGCCCGCGCGCAGCGCAGGCTGGGGGAGGTGTCTAAAGAAAAGGCTGAAGCTGAACTGAACTTCCTGAAGTCGCAGATCAATCCGCACTTCCTGTTCAATTCACTCAATGCTGTTTATTTCCTGATCGACAAGCAGAATACTACTGCCCGGCAAACGCTGCTCCAATTCTCCGACCTGCTGCGGTACCAGTTGTACGATTGCAATTCAGACAGCATAGAAATTGAAAAGGAAGTAGCCTACCTGCAGGATTTTATCCGTTTGCAACAACTGCGCAAAGACAACAACTATGAAGTGAATGTACAGGTGGGCGAGGAAGTGCGGGGATTCCGTATTACGCCGTTGCTGCTCATTCCTTTTGTGGAAAATGCTTTTAAACATATCTCTCACCACAGCAATCAGCGCAACTTTGTGCAGGTAAACATGGCCCGGCAAAATGGTAGTTTCCTGTTTACGGTCGAGAATTCAAAAGAAAGCCTTCACCGCTCTACCGAGCCGCCGGGCGGTATTGGCCTCAGCAATGTAAAACGCAGGCTGGAACTGCTGTACCCGCAGAAATATGAATTGCAAATCGATAATAATGATGCTACCTTTAAAGTAGCGTTAAACCTCCATTTGTCATGA
- a CDS encoding acyl-CoA mutase large subunit family protein — translation MPEKKIFTDSGIEIHELYDARRVQGFPPLPPPGDFPFTRGVQPDMYRGKLWTMRQYAGFSTAEESNKRYHYLLSQGVMGLSVAFDLPTQIGYDSDHPLAEGEVGKVGVAIDSLEDMQTLFKGIKLEDVSTSMTINATGFILLSLYVALAKQQGADLKKISGTIQNDILKEYAARGTYIYPPKPSMRIITDIFEWCSHELPKWNTISISGYHIREAGSTAVQEIAFTLSNGKAYVKAALEKGLDINVFGKRLSFFFNAHNNLFEEVAKFRAARSMWAVMMKELGATDPKAMMLRFHTQTGGSTLTAQQPLNNISRVTIQTLAAVLGGTQSLHTNGYDEALSLPTEEAARIALRTQQIVAFESGAADTVDPLAGSYFVESLTRQVEEEAWKLISKIDAMGGSVSAIEQGFIQDEIARSAYDHQRQVERNEKIIVGVNKFQVTDTNTVPPFKIDDSIRQVQSDKLAILRRQRDHAKCDQLLQLLADKAGSDENIMPTVIEAVEQKCTLGEIADTLREVYGEYK, via the coding sequence ATGCCTGAAAAAAAGATCTTTACAGACAGCGGAATTGAGATCCATGAGTTGTATGACGCCCGTCGTGTACAAGGGTTCCCTCCCCTGCCCCCGCCCGGCGATTTTCCCTTTACCCGCGGCGTGCAGCCGGATATGTACCGGGGAAAGCTGTGGACGATGCGGCAGTATGCCGGTTTCAGCACTGCAGAAGAAAGTAATAAACGGTACCACTATCTGTTATCGCAGGGTGTAATGGGCCTGAGCGTGGCATTTGACCTGCCCACACAGATCGGGTACGACAGCGACCACCCGCTGGCTGAAGGAGAAGTGGGAAAAGTAGGCGTGGCTATTGACAGCCTGGAAGATATGCAGACGCTCTTTAAAGGCATTAAGCTGGAAGACGTGTCGACCTCCATGACCATCAATGCTACCGGTTTTATCCTCCTGAGCTTATATGTAGCCTTGGCCAAACAACAGGGCGCCGACCTGAAGAAGATCTCCGGCACTATACAGAATGATATCCTGAAGGAGTATGCTGCAAGGGGTACTTATATTTACCCGCCCAAGCCTTCCATGCGCATCATCACCGATATTTTTGAATGGTGCAGTCATGAGTTGCCCAAGTGGAATACGATCTCCATTTCCGGTTACCATATCCGCGAGGCCGGCAGTACGGCCGTACAGGAAATTGCTTTTACCCTCAGCAATGGTAAGGCCTATGTAAAAGCAGCCCTGGAAAAAGGGCTTGATATTAATGTATTTGGCAAGCGCCTCTCTTTCTTTTTCAATGCGCACAATAATTTGTTTGAAGAGGTGGCCAAGTTCCGCGCTGCCCGCAGTATGTGGGCAGTGATGATGAAGGAACTGGGCGCCACAGACCCCAAGGCCATGATGCTGCGCTTCCATACCCAAACGGGCGGCAGCACCCTCACGGCCCAACAACCACTCAACAATATATCGCGCGTTACGATTCAAACCCTGGCCGCTGTATTGGGCGGCACACAATCCCTGCACACCAATGGCTATGATGAAGCACTGAGCCTGCCTACAGAAGAAGCCGCCCGTATTGCCCTGCGCACGCAGCAGATCGTGGCATTTGAAAGTGGCGCCGCAGATACCGTTGACCCGTTGGCCGGCTCTTATTTTGTAGAGTCCCTCACCCGGCAGGTAGAAGAAGAAGCCTGGAAACTGATCAGTAAGATAGATGCCATGGGCGGCAGTGTATCGGCCATTGAACAGGGATTTATACAGGATGAGATTGCCCGCAGCGCTTATGATCACCAGCGACAGGTAGAACGCAATGAAAAGATCATTGTGGGAGTGAATAAGTTCCAGGTAACAGACACCAATACGGTCCCTCCCTTTAAAATAGACGACTCCATCCGCCAGGTGCAAAGTGATAAACTGGCTATCCTCCGCCGGCAACGTGACCACGCCAAGTGCGATCAGTTGCTGCAATTACTAGCCGATAAAGCAGGCAGTGATGAAAACATTATGCCTACTGTTATTGAAGCGGTAGAGCAGAAATGTACGCTGGGTGAGATTGCAGATACCTTGCGGGAGGTGTACGGGGAATATAAGTAA
- a CDS encoding GNAT family N-acetyltransferase has translation MYSATTVGSNKDLEQILQLQRQNLKQFISQEEKNAQGFLTMQFNLPMLQQLHAIAPSIIIKQADEVVAYAMTVTLEGRQAYPDLEPMFVNFEKLQWQGKPLYDHRFYVMGQICVSKAHRAKGLVDMLYQHHKVVYSPHYDFIITEISTSNYRSLQAHKRVGFEIIHTYEDFMDNWNVVVWDWR, from the coding sequence ATGTACTCAGCCACCACAGTTGGTTCCAATAAAGATCTGGAACAAATACTTCAATTGCAGCGTCAGAACCTGAAACAGTTCATCAGCCAGGAAGAAAAGAACGCGCAGGGCTTCCTCACCATGCAGTTTAACCTGCCCATGCTGCAACAACTGCATGCCATTGCCCCCAGCATTATTATTAAGCAGGCAGATGAAGTAGTAGCCTATGCCATGACGGTAACGCTGGAAGGCCGCCAGGCTTATCCCGACCTGGAGCCTATGTTCGTGAATTTTGAGAAACTACAATGGCAGGGGAAGCCTTTGTACGATCACCGCTTTTATGTAATGGGACAGATCTGTGTTTCCAAGGCACACCGGGCCAAAGGATTAGTTGACATGTTGTATCAACACCACAAAGTGGTGTATAGCCCGCACTACGATTTTATTATTACAGAAATTTCTACTTCGAATTACCGGTCACTGCAGGCGCATAAGCGGGTTGGCTTTGAGATCATTCATACGTATGAAGACTTTATGGACAACTGGAATGTGGTGGTATGGGATTGGCGGTAA
- a CDS encoding dioxygenase family protein translates to MKMLFYLPALLLLALTGCAQGNPRGTFGAPCEGCEAIFESPVPFDQLNWVDTLPDFNDKGPKLLITGTVYQVDGKTPASNVVLYVYHTDQTGVYPTKGDEKGWGKRHGYLRGWIRTNEKGQYAFYTLKPASYPSGRTPAHIHPVIKEADKNPYWIDEYLFDDDPFLTAAERKQQRQYGGSGILTLTKKDGMLTAKRDIVLGLNIINYPKNEGL, encoded by the coding sequence ATGAAAATGCTCTTCTATTTACCGGCATTGTTGCTATTGGCGCTTACCGGCTGCGCGCAAGGCAATCCGCGCGGCACCTTTGGTGCGCCTTGTGAAGGGTGTGAAGCCATTTTTGAAAGTCCTGTTCCTTTTGATCAGTTGAACTGGGTGGATACCTTGCCCGACTTTAATGACAAAGGTCCCAAGTTGCTGATCACCGGTACGGTGTACCAGGTGGATGGCAAAACACCTGCATCCAATGTGGTCCTGTATGTATACCATACCGACCAGACAGGTGTATACCCTACTAAAGGCGATGAAAAAGGCTGGGGCAAACGGCATGGTTATCTCCGTGGCTGGATACGCACCAATGAGAAAGGCCAATACGCATTTTATACGCTGAAACCAGCCTCCTATCCTAGCGGCAGAACGCCTGCCCATATCCACCCGGTGATCAAAGAGGCCGATAAGAATCCTTACTGGATTGATGAGTATTTGTTTGATGATGATCCGTTCCTCACTGCAGCAGAACGCAAACAGCAGCGGCAGTATGGCGGAAGTGGTATTCTCACGCTTACCAAGAAAGATGGAATGCTTACGGCCAAAAGGGACATTGTGCTTGGCCTGAATATTATCAATTACCCAAAAAACGAAGGGCTGTAG
- a CDS encoding DUF7935 family protein encodes MSLSLNELIWQLIIALTLGGTLAYLFWKQRKEAKQALAARQKADKQEATAPTNTKQMQLQAYERLILLTDRIALPNLISRLNAPDLSARDMQAILIQNIKGEFEYNVTQQMYVTQEAWEAVRNLKDQNMLIVNQITSFLPPEATAQDLNRSILEMLMQNPKASLHSIVSDALSYEARKLMA; translated from the coding sequence ATGTCACTTTCCTTGAATGAACTTATATGGCAGCTTATTATAGCCCTCACATTAGGAGGCACCCTGGCCTATTTGTTCTGGAAACAACGCAAAGAGGCCAAACAAGCCCTGGCAGCCCGGCAGAAGGCTGACAAACAGGAAGCAACGGCCCCCACCAACACCAAGCAGATGCAGTTGCAGGCCTATGAACGGCTGATCCTGCTCACCGACCGGATCGCCCTGCCCAACCTCATCAGCCGGTTGAATGCGCCCGACCTGAGCGCCCGGGATATGCAGGCCATACTGATCCAGAATATCAAGGGAGAATTTGAATACAATGTTACCCAGCAGATGTATGTCACCCAGGAAGCCTGGGAAGCTGTGCGCAACCTGAAGGACCAGAATATGCTGATCGTAAACCAGATCACCTCCTTTTTACCGCCAGAAGCCACCGCACAGGACCTTAACCGCAGCATCCTGGAAATGCTGATGCAAAATCCCAAAGCATCTTTACATTCCATTGTGTCCGATGCCTTAAGCTATGAAGCCCGTAAACTGATGGCTTAA
- a CDS encoding HesB/IscA family protein yields the protein MEIASVSPVQFTPNAQKELTRLMSDPGFDTSKYLRIGVKGGGCSGLSYVLGFDDRQENDEQYEVDGLTFIMNKSHGMYLMGMQIDWQDGLNARGFSFTNPNASKTCGCGTSFSV from the coding sequence ATGGAAATAGCCTCCGTATCGCCTGTACAGTTTACGCCCAATGCCCAAAAAGAGCTGACCCGCCTGATGAGTGACCCCGGTTTCGATACCAGCAAATACCTGCGGATAGGCGTAAAAGGCGGTGGCTGCTCCGGCCTGAGCTATGTGTTGGGCTTCGACGACCGGCAGGAAAACGATGAACAATATGAAGTGGATGGGTTGACCTTTATCATGAATAAATCACACGGCATGTACCTCATGGGCATGCAGATAGACTGGCAGGATGGCCTCAATGCCCGTGGCTTCTCCTTTACCAATCCCAATGCCAGCAAAACCTGTGGGTGCGGTACTTCTTTTTCGGTGTAA
- a CDS encoding glycine-rich domain-containing protein: MIIDETLLWSKLESYSPDNPNDALTFSQRLARENGWPPFFTERVVTEYKKFLFLCMISPHPVTPSDEVDQAWHLHLVYTKSYWNDLCKNILGKDLHHTPTEGGPAERDKFISYYESTLQLYRDKFGYAPPDDIWPPANKRFGDIDFVRANTQTHWLVPKKSWHKNISAFLLIITGLLVSVISSNYAFLVIFGISGLIVFAQGTQSGSGRGQNTSGGCGGGCGGDSGCNADGGCSGGCSGCGGGCGGGGD, translated from the coding sequence ATGATAATTGATGAAACCCTGTTGTGGAGTAAGCTGGAAAGCTACTCCCCCGACAACCCCAACGATGCACTTACCTTTTCGCAACGTTTAGCCCGGGAAAATGGATGGCCACCTTTCTTTACTGAAAGAGTTGTTACGGAGTACAAAAAGTTCCTTTTCCTGTGTATGATCAGTCCCCACCCCGTAACGCCCTCCGATGAAGTAGACCAGGCCTGGCACCTTCACCTTGTGTACACCAAATCCTACTGGAACGACCTCTGCAAGAACATTCTCGGAAAAGACCTCCACCACACTCCCACCGAAGGCGGCCCCGCCGAAAGAGACAAGTTCATCAGCTACTACGAATCTACCTTACAACTTTACCGCGACAAGTTTGGCTACGCACCTCCCGATGATATCTGGCCACCTGCTAACAAACGTTTTGGCGATATTGATTTTGTAAGGGCCAACACACAAACCCACTGGCTCGTTCCCAAGAAATCCTGGCACAAAAACATCAGCGCTTTCCTACTAATCATAACTGGTTTACTGGTAAGTGTGATCAGCTCCAATTATGCTTTCCTTGTCATATTCGGTATATCAGGATTGATTGTATTCGCACAAGGCACACAATCAGGATCAGGAAGAGGTCAAAACACAAGTGGAGGATGTGGCGGTGGCTGTGGAGGCGATAGTGGCTGTAATGCCGATGGTGGTTGCAGTGGCGGATGCAGCGGTTGTGGAGGCGGCTGCGGTGGTGGTGGTGATTAG
- a CDS encoding amidohydrolase, with protein MRLPAKLTCLLLLLSTATSFAQQPVSTLIEQKASAILPKLIEWRRYLHEHPELSNREYKTAEYVATHLKALGLEVQTGVAKTGIVAILRGGKPGPVVALRADMDALPVQERVNIPFKSTVMADYLGQTVPVMHACGHDSHVAMLMGTAEVLAGMKKDVPGIVKFFFQPAEEGPPGNEEGGAPLMVKEGVMDNPKVDAVFGMHIESDIEVGKFEYKPGAFMASSDWFTIKVKGKQSHGSQPWKGIDPIVVSTEIISTLQTIVSRQSELTKAPVVITVGKFHSGVRPNIIPEEAVLEGTIRTLDSKMQQETHERIRKVATTVAEAMGATAEVTIDTKTLVTYNEPELVKMMVPSLETAAGKSNVTEREWVTGAEDFSYFGTKAPSFFIYIGGMPKGTDKSKAPPHHTPDFYIDDSRLDLGVKGFCQLVFDYAKLKAGGDNKTNTKKGF; from the coding sequence ATGCGTTTACCAGCCAAACTAACCTGTCTTTTACTGCTTTTATCTACTGCAACCAGTTTTGCACAGCAACCTGTATCAACCCTCATTGAACAGAAAGCCAGCGCTATTTTACCCAAGCTGATCGAATGGAGACGGTACCTGCATGAACACCCGGAGCTCTCCAACCGGGAGTACAAAACAGCGGAATATGTAGCGACTCATCTAAAAGCATTGGGACTGGAAGTGCAAACGGGCGTGGCCAAGACCGGCATTGTGGCCATCCTCCGTGGCGGCAAGCCCGGACCGGTAGTAGCCCTGCGGGCAGATATGGATGCATTACCCGTACAGGAGCGTGTAAACATTCCCTTTAAATCAACTGTTATGGCCGACTACCTGGGCCAAACGGTGCCCGTGATGCATGCCTGTGGCCATGACAGCCATGTAGCCATGCTGATGGGTACAGCAGAAGTACTAGCCGGCATGAAGAAAGACGTGCCCGGCATCGTCAAGTTCTTTTTCCAGCCGGCAGAAGAAGGTCCTCCCGGCAATGAAGAAGGCGGCGCACCGCTCATGGTAAAGGAAGGCGTGATGGACAACCCCAAAGTAGATGCAGTATTTGGGATGCATATTGAATCAGATATTGAAGTGGGCAAGTTTGAGTATAAGCCCGGCGCATTTATGGCTTCCTCCGACTGGTTTACCATCAAAGTAAAAGGCAAACAATCCCACGGTTCACAGCCCTGGAAAGGAATAGACCCTATTGTAGTATCCACGGAGATCATCAGCACCCTGCAAACCATTGTAAGCCGTCAGTCTGAACTCACCAAAGCTCCTGTAGTGATTACCGTGGGTAAATTCCACAGTGGCGTACGTCCCAATATTATCCCGGAAGAAGCTGTACTGGAAGGCACGATACGCACGCTGGACAGCAAGATGCAACAAGAAACGCATGAACGCATCCGCAAGGTGGCTACTACCGTAGCAGAAGCCATGGGCGCCACTGCCGAAGTAACCATTGATACCAAAACGCTGGTCACCTATAATGAACCGGAACTGGTGAAGATGATGGTGCCTTCCCTCGAAACAGCCGCCGGTAAAAGCAATGTGACCGAACGGGAATGGGTAACTGGTGCAGAGGACTTCTCTTATTTTGGCACTAAGGCCCCTTCTTTCTTTATTTATATTGGCGGTATGCCCAAGGGCACTGATAAGTCCAAAGCCCCACCCCATCACACGCCTGACTTTTATATTGATGACAGCCGGCTGGACCTGGGCGTGAAAGGGTTCTGCCAACTGGTATTCGATTATGCCAAACTGAAAGCAGGCGGCGACAATAAAACCAATACTAAAAAAGGATTCTAA